A window of Maioricimonas rarisocia genomic DNA:
GCCGATCGGATCCGAGAGTGACTGACCCGCAACGGTGAACTTGGAGACGCTGCCGTTCCCCAGAACGAGGGGATCCAGGGACACAAACGGATCGACCGTCGGGTTGTAGTCATCTCCACCCCAACCGAAGTTGCCGATCCAGACGGTGTCGGTGCGATCGACGGTGATTCCCCAACCGACGCCGTAAATGCCGCCGCCGGTGACCGGCGAGACCGGCCGTCCGTCGCTGCCATCCGCGGGGGTGCCGTCCGGCTTGAGCACCATGATCCGGTTCGCCGAGTATGGCGTTCCCTGGACCACATTGTTTGCGATCCAGGCGTAACCCCGGGAATCGAACGATACGTTTGCGGGTCCGCCGAACATGTAGTTGTCGTCGCCGGAATCATTCACCTTGACCGTGACGGTCCAGGCATCCGGTTCCTGCGTCAGGGCCGGCCCATACGCGGTCCCCGACTGCGACAGGAGGTAGATCAGGTTGGCCAGCCGGCCCGGATCACGAGCGAGGTTGGCCATGCCCAAAGCGGTGTCGGGAGACGGTGTCCCGAGAGAATCGGCTGGCGCCGTGGCCATCAGGAAGACGTAGCGGATCCACGCATTCTGCACGGCGGCATTGAGCAGGTTCGCCAGCGAACGGGTCAGTCGAAGCGAATGCGACTCGTCGGCATTGGGAGACGTCATCAGCACGCTCGAGGACTCGCCGGTCGCGACCGAGACAATGTTGTTGTTCATCATCGCCGCGATGCGAAGCCGGAACGGTGTCCCGGAGATGTACCCCTTTCGAGCAAACTGGGCCATCGAATACGAAGCCGCCACACTGGTCAGCTCGTTGATCGTGGCCTGAGCAGGCAGTGTCGGACCCAGAATCGTCACGAATGTGACGCCACGGGTGACACTGGCTGTCAGGAAGAAGATGCTTTCGGTCGACTGTTTCGACGCCTGGATGCGGAAGTTGCCGTCCTGATCCGTCACGGCCCGACCGACGTGAATGGGGGTTCCTTCGGTCGCTTCAAAAAGCGTCACCGGGACACCTGCCAGCGGTTGAACCTGCTCCGTTCCGCCAAGCTGCACACGCCCGGTGATTCGTGTCGCTGCATTTGCAGAGGAGGGAGGACAGAGAGCGCCGATTGCAGCCAGCAGCAGCGCTGACCGCATGACTGCGGAGAGTGGGTTTTTCATGGAGGTCGATCGTGGAGTGTCGAATCTTGGAGTAGGCGAAGGAAACGTCTTTCCCTGTCAGTCGCGCGTATCGAACGCTAGTGCGCGTTCCGCGCGATCTCAAACAGGAATTGCCAACTCGCCCACAATCTCTCCAGACCGGTCCGCAGTGCTCCGAAACGCCTCGATGCGCGTTGCCGAATGGCTACTGTTTGTAGCTTTCCAGCAGCGCCGCCGCACACGTGTCGAGGTCGCACGACAGGTACGTTTTCAGCAGCATGGCTTCCTCGGCGACCGCTCCCATCGCCTTCAGTCGCCTGTTCGCATCGGCGAGTTCGGTTTCGAGATCGATCGCTTTGCCGGTCGCCTTCTGGTAGGCGGCAATCGTCCCCTTCAGCTCTGCAGAAAGCTGCCGTCCGAGGTTCACTTTCTGCGTCTTCACGACCACCAGCCGCTGCAACTCAATCTGCAAAGCCGAGAGTTCCTGTTCCATCGCTGGCGTACCGCGACCGCTCTGAATGAACAGATTCAAATTCCCGGCCCGGTCCTCCACCTGGTCGGTCCGCCGATTGAGCTGCACCATCTCGGCTGCGAGAGTCTGCAGTTTCTGCTGCAACGTCCTGATGCGGTCGCGGGTCTGGGTGACCAGGTCGCTCTTCTCCTGCTCGAGAGCCTCTTGCGCCCGGGCCACGGAGTCCCCCACATCCTTTCCAACTGGACCGGCCGCAGCCTCCTCGCCATCCGCCCCGCCCGACTTGTGGCGGGAGTACTCGGTCGCGACCGCCCGCCGCCCCGACTCGTACGCTTCGGTCAGACTCGGGGGCAGCATCCGGTTGACGCTCTGATCGGCCCGCGCCAACTGCTGGAACATCCGGTCGTCGTGGACAGTCGCCGGACCTTTGAGCAGGTAGCCCATCAACCGCCCGAGCCACTCGGCAGCACGCACACGCTCGTCCTCGTCCGGCCACTGGTCGGGACGCTGTCCCAGCCGCCTGGCGTAGTCGGGCACTGCCTGGGCGATCGCGGCATGTTTGCCTTCAGCGACAGAGTAGTACAGATAAAGTTCGGCGGCCGGCGGATAGAGGATGCTTCGGGACTTTATCGCCGAAGAGAGTCGCCGCATCGCCTCGGCATTCTCACCGGCACGCAGCAGTGCGATTCCGACAGCCGTTTCGAGGCGCGGGTCGCTGCTGCACAGCCGGCGGGCATCGACGTACGTGGCACGCGCGGCCTCCGCAGCGGCGGAGGCATCCGCGATCTCATTCGCGTCCGCCCCATCAACCGGATCGGACACGTCGTCTTCAACTTCGAGGATCGAGTGAACGTGCCCGAGGTACTGTTCGCGATTCTGCAGAAGCTGGGCGCTGGTCCGTCCACGAACCCTCAGCGGAATCCGCTTCTCCACCGGGCCATCACCCGAGGCGGGCCCGGCCAGCAGCACCAGAGCGGCAACGCTCATCCCGTAAAGCCGGAGTGGTCGCGTCATCATTTGTCTCCCTCGGTGTCCTGTTCCGGTATGTTCGCCTGAACTTTGCTCCGCAGCTCACTCCACTGCTCACGTGTCAGACACTGGACCTGTCCGTCGTCGGTCAGCTCCAGCCCGGTCATCAGCGTCAAACCATCCCGTGTCAGAATGGGCTCGTGCGATTCGTCGTCGTCGTCGGCCTCGAACAGTGGACGCAGACGACCGTCGATCAACACCTGAGAACTGGAGGCACAGATCGCAATCGGCGTCGTCGCAGTACTCTGTTGCCGCCGTTGTGCCACAAGCACTCCGGTCGGATAGTGCCAGACGCGCAGTTCAGAGCTCGTGGTCGCAGCCACTCGACCGTCAGTCAGAATCCTGATCGACTCACACGGACGTCGCGCCCCCGTCATGAGCGGCGCCGACAATGGGTCACCCGTCCCCAGATCCCACACCTGGGCGACCCCGTCCCCGCGACCAACCGCCAGTCGCATCGATTGGCGATCCAGCGCAAGTGCCGTCGCAGGCGGCTGAACGGTGATCGTCTGCGTCAGTTCCGGCTTGCGGGCGTCTTCAGCCAGCGAATAGATCCGTACATGCCCATCGGCAAGTGAGACAGCGATGTGCCTGCGGTCACGCGACTGCGCGCCTGCCAGGATGTCCTGCGGGAATTCGAGCACCGGGCTGGACTCCCGCCGCTGCCGATCGTAATACGTCATGTTCCGACCGGAGATCGCCAACAGCCCATCGAAGTCTGGCGATTCGAAGACGAAATGGTCACCCTCGCCGAATGTCGGTGTCCTCCGTCCCGGGTGCCCTGCACCGTCCTGCGAAGAATATACCGACAGCCCGCCCGGATCCTGGAGCACGTAGAACTGGGCACCTGCGGCCAGAAACCCGCCCACTAGAAACCCGCCCCCGCGAAATCCCTCCCGTAATTCGATCCTGCGGATCGGTTCCAGCCGTTGTTCGCTCACGGAATAGATCACGGCCGCCGTTCGAGCGATTGTCAGCAGTCGCCGACCATCACCATCGAACGTTGCAGTGCGGGCACCACCAATCGCCGTATTGCCGTCGTTCAGTTTGTGGCGTCCGGGTAATCGCCAGATCTGTGGCGTGTCATCCTCGGTGACGGTGAGGATCTCGTCTCCACTCTCCAGGAACACGGCCTGCTTCATTGCCGAAACATGAACGATCGGCAGACAGACCGGCTCTCCGGTCTGCACATTCCAGATCTGCGTGGTCCCGTCTTCGCTGCACGAAACGAACTCCGTGCCGTCGGGGGAAAAAGCCCCGTGAACCACTCGACCATCGTGTTGACAACTGATCCGTCCCCCCCGGTTCGCCAGATCCACCAGCCAGACGGTCCGTTCTGCAAAGACCGCCAGCCGATGCCCTCCCTGGACAGTCCCCGTCACGAAATGAACATTCCCCGGAAACCGCATCGGCGGGTGGACCGGCTGGAGACTTCGTGCATCCAGCATCGCGACTTCCGTTCCTGCGGACAGCAGCAGAGTTTCTCCCTTCGGACCGAAAGCAACATCGCGCAGACGCACGCCGGGGATGAAACGACTCTCGATCAGATCGCATCGTTGACGCTGAATCTGATAGACCGCCACGATGTTCTGGCCAAACGTATGCCGACCGATGACCGCCAGCCGCGACGTGTCGGCCGTCAATGCGACGTCGACGGCGTCCAGATGCTTGAGTTCCTTCGCCGCGTAAATCTTGTCCAACAGCAGGTCGCGGACAATTACGGTCGTGGTCGGCACCGGAATACTCTTGCGTTTGCCGTCTTGCGGGTCGACTATCTGCTCGGCACGCACTTCAGTTCGCCACGCCGCTCGCCGCGTCCGGTTCCCGTTCGATCGGTCGTCCAGCTGGCTGAATGGAAGCGGGCCAGACCGCTCCTTGATCTCACTGATGCCCTCGCGCGATTCCAGAGCGTCCGACGGATAGATCGCGGTCAGACTGGCCAACCGTTTCTGTTGGACAGCAATTCCCTGGCGCAGTGCATCCGTCATATCCGCGAGCTGGTCACGATCCCCCGCAGGAATCGCGTTCCAGGCCCGAAGCATGTAGTGCAGTCCTTCAGCACCGCGCCCCTGCTCGCAGATCGCGTTACCCCGCTCCATGTCACTGAGAACCTGGCTCCGCAGCGCCGTCAGCCGCGTCTCCTCGAGAGCCTGCTTCTCGCGCTCAACCGCCTGCAGCCGGGCCAGTGACTCGGCTTCCGCCTGCTCGCGGGCCGCGGATTCCTGGTCCCGGGCCATCTGGAGCTGCTCGGACCGTTTCTTGACCTCCTCGAGGCGATCCTCCGCCACCCGCGCGATCGCTTCGGCCTCCCTGCGGTTGGCCTCAGACTGCTGCTCCCGCTTCGTCGCCAGCTTGCGAAGCTGTTCTGCCGTGTCACGCTGCTCTGCAAAGGCCTCCTGCTTCTCTTCGGCGGTCTGTCGACTCGCAATCGCCTCGGATCGTGACCGCAGGGCATGAACCAGCGACAGTGACGTCGCCAGCAGTCCCACCACAGTCACGATGGCCACCGCCACGCTCAATCCGCCAACCAGCGGTTCCCGCCGCACCCACTTGATCGTCCGCTCGATCGGTCCGGCGAACCGGGCCTGAATCGGCCGCCCCTTCAAATAACGGTCGAGATCCTCGGCGAAGTCCCGGACCGATTCATAGCGGTCATCCGGCGAGACCTGCATCGCCTTCTCGCAGATCGCGACCACGTCTTTGGGAACATCCGGCGCGACCGAGTGAATCGAAGGCGGCAACTGATTCCCGGCCTTGTACGCCAGTACCGCGTGCATCGAACCATCAAACGGCTTCTGCCGCGTCAGCAGCTCATACAGCACGGCCCCCATGCTGTACTGATCCGCCCGGGGCCCGACGATATCGTGCTCGGCGCGGGCCTGCTCGGGCGGCATGTAGGCAGGTGTGCCGAGAACGAGTCCGTCGGTTGTCATCGACGAATCGTGATCGATCCGCTTGGCCAGCCCGAAGTCCATCAGCCGGGGTTTGCTCTGGACATCGAGCATGATGTTGGCCGGCTTGATGTCGCGGTGAATCACTCCCTGATCATGAGCGTACGAGAGAGCCCGGGAGACATCCCGGATCCACTGAACGCACTTCTGATAATCGTACGTCGCATCGCTGATGATTGCCGAAAGCGGATGGCCGTCGACGAACTCGGCGACGATGTAATGCTGTCCCTCGAATTCTCCGTTCTCGTACAGGGCGACGATATTCGGATGATGCAGCTGAGCGGCCGCCTTCGCCTCGGCCAGAAACCGGGCGATTCGTTCTTCGGAGTCCGGTGCAAACTTCAGCAGCTTGATCGCGACCGGCCGATCGAGTTGTGGATCATGTGCCCGGTACACGGTCCCGAAGGCACCGCTTCCCAGTTCCCGCTCGAGAATGAATCGCCCGATTTTCTGCGGGTGCTTGACGTTCGAAGCGTCGCTCCCGCCAGCGTCGTCGCCCGTGACCGTCTCGGCGTACGGGTTGATCCCCGTGCAGGTTGCCGCCGGCGCGGAGGAGGTCGTCCTGCTGACCGGGAACGTCTGTCCACAGACGGCGCATTGCGCCTTCCGCATCTTCACCGATGCGGGGACATTCAGCCGCGTGTGGCAACGCGGACAAAGTATCTCTACAGAATCGGCCCGTCTGCCCGTCATCGTCGGTTCCAGCGCAGCAGAAAGTGGCACAGTTCCAAGGGCCCGGTCCACCCACTCCTGGCTGAGGGCTGACCCGTTTGCTTCGGCAACTCCGTCGTCTCAGGCTACGTTAGCGTCCATGGCCACGCAACATCAGTCCGACACCTGCTGCGACTCCCCATGCCAGGAAAGCGAAGCATAATAAGCAGCCACGTCTTTCATGTCCTCTTCCGTCAAACCGGTGACGACCGGCGACATCAGATCCGCAGTATCACTACCGCCCCGATCTCCCGACTTGAACAATCGCAGCTGCAGTTCCAGATAGTCGGCGTACTGTCCCGCCAGACGGGGGTACTCGTCCGCCCGCAGATCCTCTCCCGGTCCATGACAGTCGATGCACGAGGGGACATCCTGATCGGGCAAACCTGTCTCGGCAATTCTCCGTCCGCGCTCGATCCGCTGTGCAGAGATACTCTGCGAGCTCTCGACATCGGCCGCGTTGCCCGCAACCGATGGGGAGAGCGTCGCGTAGTGTTCGGCCAGTTGAGCCATCGCTGCGGGGGAGAGAATTGCGGCCAGAGTCTGCATCATCCCGCTGTGGCGATCTCCGTTCGCATAAGCCAGCAGAGACTCCTCCAGGTACTCCCGCGACTGCCCGGCCAGCTTCGGGAACGCTCCGGTCCCGCGTCCCAGACCATCCGTCCCGTGGCAGCGGGAACAGGCCTCCATGATCGACGGCAACACGCCCTCGATCGTGACTGCTTCGTCCAGGTCACCCGGCGGAACCACCAGCTCGCGATATGTCTCCCCGTCCATTTCCGGCAGTTCGAGCAGAAACGCGACGATCGACCACACTTCGTCGTCCCGGTTCAGCGCCGGCCAGCCCGGCATCCCCGTAAACTTGATCCCGTGCTTGACGATGTAAAACAGCTCTTCCGGATCGCGCACCCGGATCTTCGGCGGCAGGGGAGGGGGTGTCGCGGTCATCATGCGGGCGACTGGCGATGGCGGCCGCGACGGACTTCCATGACACTGCACGCAACCGGTTTCGAAGTGACCGGCCCCCTTCATGACCAGTGTCGGATCGTCCAGCGGTGGCACCTTGATCCCCATGCTGTGCGTGGAGACGGAACGGGCCTTCGAAAAGTTCAGCACCCACCTGGTCACGGGCCAGTGTCCGGAGGACGCCTTGATCGGCACCACGCCGGAAACCATCACCAGTACGCCGGCCACGCCAACCAGGACGAGGAACGCGACGATCGTGGTGACCCGCTGTTTGATCTTGAAGTCGCTCATGCAGGTTCTGCCTCTCCAGCCCACTGTTCACGCAGCAGGCCCACCGTGAGGACCAGGCCCCCACTCAGATAGGCGATGCCTCCGACGAGGATCATGACGGCACCTCCCAGATGCTGATCCTGCAGGGCCGACATTGGCCCGAATCCCTCGTGATGTCCGTACACCGACCGCGGCGCCAGTGCCAGCAATGCCCCCAGCAGCGTCATGTGCATCGAGGTGAGCAGCAGGCCGATCACTCCCGCCGCACTTCGCCCCGGGTCGCGGGGTGCGGAGCCGCCAAATGCCGACAGCCAGATCCAGATCCCCGCCAGCAGAAAGGTCGCCTGTTCGCAGAACAGTCCCCACGTGTACGTGCGGGCGAGGTGATGCAGCCCGGGTGCATGCCAGGCCCAGACGAAAATCAGTTCTCCGACCGAGGCCGGAATCGGCGCAAAGAAGCCCGGCGCCTCCTCGACCGGGTCGTAGCGGGTGCCGGCCAGTGCCAGCGATAAGAACGGTGCCGCAACGGCCACGACCAGCATGTGCATCAGCATATGGCCGAAGAACGCCTGCCGCGCCAGGTCCGGTAAGGGTCCCAGCCACGCAGCCGCCAGTGCCAGCAGGCCGATTACAAGCCACGTCCGCCGCATCACTCACAGGTCTCCATAAACACGACCACCGCCGCCGAAAACAACGTCGCGACCCCGCTCAGGATCGAGAGCAGCAGCGTCGCGAATCCGAGAAACCGGTGCCGCCCCAGCGGCGTATCCTGATGCTTCTGCACCGTATCCGGATCGACACGAGCGCGACGCAGGCCAATCCAGCCGTTCACGCAGATCCCGACCATGGCCACTACCGTGTAAATCGCGATCGCCATCCGGGCTGGCCACAGAGAACCGGTCGAATCCGCGAATTTCGCACACCAGACCGCTGCCGTGATGTAGCTGGCCATGAAGTGAGCAGCCCAGACCGTCGGCGAGACGGTCAGCACCCACAGGCTTTCCTCCCGTTCCGGCAACCGCTGTTCGCTTGATGAACTCATTGGTTTGCCCTCATGCGACCAGCGGAAAACCGACGATCACGCCGACCGTGATCACGACCGTCAGCGCCAGAAAGTGCCAGAAGAGCGTGACGTTCGTGATGTCTGCGTCGTGCCGGGCGGTCATCTTTCCCGCTCCCCGCCGCGCCATACAGTACAGAGACATGATCACCCCCAGCGCGACGTGCAGGACGGTCCACCCGACGAGCACCCACACGATGGCCTGGTAAACGTGGACCGTCGGATCCATGTTCGATCCCACCGGGCCCATCACCAGAGCCGTGCCGCCCCCCAGAGACAGCAGCACCGCCGCCGCCACCGCACCATAGAAGGCACCGGCCCGATCGGCCCGGTTCCATCGCTTCGCCGCGATCGTCAGTCCCCACGCTCCGATGAGCAGGACTCCGCCAAGACAGGGCCAGAACGCCCCGGGACCCGGTGTCGGTTCCGGCGGGAAGTCCTCATGGATCGTCCAGTAGAAGAAGTACCCGAAGACCAGCGAGATGAAGGCCGTCATATCCGCCAGCATCGTGATGAACATGGCCCACCATCCGACGGCCGCCGGCCCGGAAACGTAAATCGGAAGCGTCACGCCCAGCCCGACATCCTTCTGCTCCTTCTCGGGAATGTTGGCGGTCCCGGTCCACAGCCAGATCAGGATCGTCACCATGGCCGCCAGTCCGCTCAGAATCGCCGGCCACCACCAGTGGTACGTCGCGAAGATGAACAGCCCGCCGGTGAATGCGGCCGACCAGAACGTCAGGAAGGTCGGTCCCGGCACCCGCAGACACTGCATCGGGCGGGCATCGATGACAGACGTCACAAGTGTCTCGCGCAGTCCTTCCTCGGCATCAGGAAGGAAGAACCGCCCCTCATCGACGTCGCGCATGAAGTTCGGCTGATCCCACAACGGGTACCGCGACTCGATGATCGGAATCGAGCGAATCCCCCACGCCTCGTCCGGCACCTCCGCCAGCCACTCGAGCGTCCCGGCATTCCAGCAGTTTCGTTCTGCGAGCGGCTGCTTCCCCTTGGGACGCACAATGTCCCACACAATCACCAGGAAGCCCGACGCCAGCAGAAACGCCCCCACCGTCGAGACCATGTTGAGCAGGTCGTAACCGGCGTTGGCCGGATACGTAAACACCCGCCGCGGCATGCCGGTCAGTCCCGTCCAGTGCATCGGCAGGAAGGTGACATTGAAGCCGATCAGCAGCAGCCAGAACGCGATGTGCCCCAGACGGTTGGAGAGCTTCTTGCCGGTAATCATCGGGAAGAAGTAGTACGTCCCGGCGACGATCGGGAAGATCGTCCCCCCCACCAGAACGTAATGCAGGTGCCCCACGACGAAATACGTATCGTGAGCCTGAAAGTCGAACGGCGCCACCGCGACCATTACGCCGGTCAGCCCACCGATGATAAACGTCGCCAGGCCAGCGAACGTGAACATGATCGGCACACTGTTGATGACCCTCCCGGCCAGCAGCGTCGCCAGAAAACAGAACAGCTGCACGCCGGTCGGTATCGCCACCGCCTGGGAGGCCGCCGAGAACAGGCCGATCGTCACGCCCGGCAGCCCGATCGTGAACATGTGGTGAACCCACAGGCCGAAGCTCAGAAAGCCGGTCCCGACCGCCGCGAGCACCACCCACGAGTAGCCGACGATCGGCGTCCGCGCAAACGTCGGAACGATCATCGCCATCAGGGCGACCGACGGCAGAAAAACGATGTAAACCTCCGGATGTCCGAAGATCCAGAACAGATGCTGCCACAACACCGGGTCGCCGCCCCGGGCCGGGTCGAAGAACGGCCAGTCGAAGGCCCGCTCCATCTCCAGCAGGATGTCGCCGGCGATGAGAGGAGGAAACGCGAACAGAATCATCCCCGCTACGACGAGGATGTACCACGAGTAGAGCGGGATCAGATGAATCCGCATTCCCGGCGGACGACACTTCAACGCTCCCACGATCAGCTCGACCGCAGCAGCGATCGACGCCACTTCGATAAACGACAGCCCCAGCAGCCAGATATCCGCCCCGATGCCCGGCTGATACGTCGTCGTCAGGGGAGGGTACATGAACCAGCCCCCCTTCGGTGCCGCATCGAACAGCACCGAACCGCAGACGAAGATTCCCCCAATCAGGAAACTGTAGAATCCGTATGCCGACAGCCGCGGGAAGGGCAGATCCCGCGCCCCCAGCATCTGAGGCAGGACCAGAATCGAGAAGGCTTCGAAGATCGGCACGGCAAACAGAAACATCATCACCGAGCCGTGCATCGTGAAGATCTGGTTGTACCGGTCCGCAGACAGAAAGTCGTTGCCCGGAACCGCCAGCTGGACGCGCATCAACAGCGCCAGAATGCCGCCGAACAGGAAGAACAGGCACGAGACGGCCGTATACCACAGCCCCACTTCGGAGTTGTTCACGGCTGACCAGTACCGCCAGCCCTGCGGCGTTCGCCAGGCGGCCCTCAGTCGGTCGCCCTGGGCACGCTGCAGCTCCTCCGGGGGCGCCTCGTCCGGCGGGGTCGGCAACTCATCGGGCACGCTCATTGAAGGCTTTCCAGATACGCGGCCAGTGCCTGCAGATCATCTTCGGAGATCATGTCGAAGTTCGGCATCTTGACTTCCGGCTTGGCTGCCGAGGTATGTGCGATCCATTGGCGGAACGCTTCGGGAGTGTTCAGTAGCGTGCCCGCTCCCAGACTGGCCCGACTTCCAACGTGCGTCAGATCCGGACCGATGACACCATCCGCACGTGTTCCCCGGATCGCGTGACACGCTCCGCAACCCCGACGGAGGAAGACCTCGCGGCCCCGCTGGGCAAGCGGATCACCCGGTTCGTTCGCCGGTTCCTGCTGCGCAGCCAGCCACGCGTCGAACTCGTTACGTTCCATCACGACGACGTCGAAGGCCATCAGGGCGTGGGATGCTCCGCAATACTCGGCACAGGCACCGCGGAATCGTCCGGTCCGGGTCGGCTCGAGCGTTAACTGCGTCTGGCGGCCGGGAATCATGTCCACCTTGCCTCCCAGCGACGGAATCCAGAACGAGTGGATGACGTCGGCACTGGTGAGATTGAACTGCACCGGCTCGCCCACCGGTATGCGGATCTCGTTCGCCAGTTCCACCCATTCGGAGTCGCCGACCGGATACCGCACGCGCCACCACCACTGCAGGCCGACAACGTCGACGTGGAGACTTCCCTCGGGAGCAGATCGCACCAGTCCGGGCAGCATCGAGAGTCCATAGATCAGCAGCACCGTCAGCACGATCGTGGGAATGACGGCGCCGCCGCCGACCACCCACAGTCGCATCTGCTGATCGTTATGCGGACCGGGCGCAATCCGGATCGCGTAGATGGCCAGACCGATGACGACACACCAGATGACGACCGCTCCGCCAAGCATCCACCAGAACAGCGTCGCGATCTGCTCGGCACCGCGACCGGCCGGATCGAGTGCCGACTGCTTCCCGGCACAGCCGGCCAGGGTCAGCAACAGTCCCGCGACGGTCGTCGCAGCGAGAGTCCGCATCGCGCGACCACCTGTCGGCGACCGCCTGGAAGGCTCAGCCCTGTTCCTTCTTGAGCGTGACCGGCAGGTCGTCGATCTTGGCTGCCACAATGAAGTCGTTCTCGGACAGTCCGTCGATGGCATGGGTGGTCAGCTCAATGGTGACGTTGCGGTAGCCAGTCAGATGAAGGTCCGGGTGATGCTGCTCCTGCTCGGCGACATCCGCCACGCGATTCACGAACTCCACGGCCGTCTTGAAATCCCGGGTCGCCCACTTGCGGCGGATCATCTTGCCCCCCTCGTCGAGGTCCCAGCCGTTCAGTTCGGCCAGCGTCTGCTCGACCTTGTCCCGCTCGAGCGGTTCCGTCCCGCCTTCGCAGGGCTTGCACGACTTTTCCCGTAGCGCGTTCGCACTCGTCCCGTTCATGACTGGCTCCTTGCTGAATCAGCGTTTCCTGACAGCGTATCGCGTCCCCCCGCCGATCCTACGGGAAAACCACCGGAGCCACCCGGGAAATCACCCAGGGCCATACCGAGGGCTGTCGAGGACGTCTCGCCTGCCGTCTTACGAAATGAAGTAAAGCAGTCCCACTCCTGCCAGATACGTCAGCACGACGCTCCAGGAATCGACCCCCATCCGCAGCACCGACTTGTCCCTCCGCTCCAGCAGCCCCCACAGGTACAGCGTGGTCATCACGATGCCGACGCTGGCCATCAGGACCGCCGAGTTATCCACCGCGTTGATGACCGGCCCCTCGCTGAAGGCCAGATCACTCGGCAGCAACAGCGCCACTTCGAGGCAGTTCGTGCCGAAGATATTCGAAATCGCCATCGTGTACGCACCGAGCCGCACGGCTCCCGCGGTCGTACTGATTTCCGGCAGCGATGTCGTCACCGCCACGAGGGTGGCTCCAATGAACCCGCTGCCGATTCCCGTCTGCTCCGACAGAGCATCGGCCGACGACGACACGGCCCAGCCGCCGATGAGCACGCCGACGCAGTTCGCCGCAAACAGACCGTACAGCACCAGTGCCGAGCGGGTTTCTTCATCCCCCTGCGATTCGGTGGCCTCTCGCTCCTCCGGCCCCGACTGTTCGGGAGCATTCGCCGGAGTCCAGGTATCACGGTCCGAGAATCCGTGCATGAAGTACAGCGAGGCCACATACACGATCGCCAGCAGGATCGGCCAGGCGCCGATGTGCCCCACAATGGTGATGTCGCCCGCCGCGATCGCTGCGATCGACACGGCAACCTGCAGGATCAGCAGTACGCCTCCCAGCAGCAGCACCGGATCGGGAGAGAAGAACGTGAGCGGCCCTTTTCGGACGAACCACAGATCGATCACTGCCAGAACCGCCAGCTGCATCGCCACGCCACCGAACAGGTTGTTGATTGCGAGCGGCGCGTTGCCCAGCAGGCTGGCAGTCACCGTCGTGGCGATCTCCGGCAATGATGTCGCCACGCCCAGGAGTAAGGCCCCGGCGAGCACGCGAGAGAGTCCCGTTCGGGCCGAGATCCCGTCCGCCAGACGGGCCAACCGCGTGCCGCACAGCCATACACCGATTCCTCCCACGGTCAGCACGAGCGCATTTCCCCAGATCGGCAACGTCGTGAAATCAAAAGTGCTCATGATGCTCCGGAGATCAATCCACCAGGGGTACTGCGGCACGCGCGGTTTCGACAGGCTACGCAGCGGGTTCGGCACGCGCACCGGGCATTCCCCTGCTGCCGCGAGCATCCCCCCCATGGGACGGGGGCGCATGCCTGTCAGACTCAGGTAGCCCCTTCCAACCCGACAGTGGACGACCCATGCTCGATTATCAGATTCCCCTGGAAG
This region includes:
- a CDS encoding c-type cytochrome, whose protein sequence is MSDFKIKQRVTTIVAFLVLVGVAGVLVMVSGVVPIKASSGHWPVTRWVLNFSKARSVSTHSMGIKVPPLDDPTLVMKGAGHFETGCVQCHGSPSRPPSPVARMMTATPPPLPPKIRVRDPEELFYIVKHGIKFTGMPGWPALNRDDEVWSIVAFLLELPEMDGETYRELVVPPGDLDEAVTIEGVLPSIMEACSRCHGTDGLGRGTGAFPKLAGQSREYLEESLLAYANGDRHSGMMQTLAAILSPAAMAQLAEHYATLSPSVAGNAADVESSQSISAQRIERGRRIAETGLPDQDVPSCIDCHGPGEDLRADEYPRLAGQYADYLELQLRLFKSGDRGGSDTADLMSPVVTGLTEEDMKDVAAYYASLSWHGESQQVSD
- a CDS encoding cytochrome c oxidase assembly protein, which produces MRRTWLVIGLLALAAAWLGPLPDLARQAFFGHMLMHMLVVAVAAPFLSLALAGTRYDPVEEAPGFFAPIPASVGELIFVWAWHAPGLHHLARTYTWGLFCEQATFLLAGIWIWLSAFGGSAPRDPGRSAAGVIGLLLTSMHMTLLGALLALAPRSVYGHHEGFGPMSALQDQHLGGAVMILVGGIAYLSGGLVLTVGLLREQWAGEAEPA
- a CDS encoding WD40 repeat domain-containing serine/threonine-protein kinase; amino-acid sequence: MRKAQCAVCGQTFPVSRTTSSAPAATCTGINPYAETVTGDDAGGSDASNVKHPQKIGRFILERELGSGAFGTVYRAHDPQLDRPVAIKLLKFAPDSEERIARFLAEAKAAAQLHHPNIVALYENGEFEGQHYIVAEFVDGHPLSAIISDATYDYQKCVQWIRDVSRALSYAHDQGVIHRDIKPANIMLDVQSKPRLMDFGLAKRIDHDSSMTTDGLVLGTPAYMPPEQARAEHDIVGPRADQYSMGAVLYELLTRQKPFDGSMHAVLAYKAGNQLPPSIHSVAPDVPKDVVAICEKAMQVSPDDRYESVRDFAEDLDRYLKGRPIQARFAGPIERTIKWVRREPLVGGLSVAVAIVTVVGLLATSLSLVHALRSRSEAIASRQTAEEKQEAFAEQRDTAEQLRKLATKREQQSEANRREAEAIARVAEDRLEEVKKRSEQLQMARDQESAAREQAEAESLARLQAVEREKQALEETRLTALRSQVLSDMERGNAICEQGRGAEGLHYMLRAWNAIPAGDRDQLADMTDALRQGIAVQQKRLASLTAIYPSDALESREGISEIKERSGPLPFSQLDDRSNGNRTRRAAWRTEVRAEQIVDPQDGKRKSIPVPTTTVIVRDLLLDKIYAAKELKHLDAVDVALTADTSRLAVIGRHTFGQNIVAVYQIQRQRCDLIESRFIPGVRLRDVAFGPKGETLLLSAGTEVAMLDARSLQPVHPPMRFPGNVHFVTGTVQGGHRLAVFAERTVWLVDLANRGGRISCQHDGRVVHGAFSPDGTEFVSCSEDGTTQIWNVQTGEPVCLPIVHVSAMKQAVFLESGDEILTVTEDDTPQIWRLPGRHKLNDGNTAIGGARTATFDGDGRRLLTIARTAAVIYSVSEQRLEPIRRIELREGFRGGGFLVGGFLAAGAQFYVLQDPGGLSVYSSQDGAGHPGRRTPTFGEGDHFVFESPDFDGLLAISGRNMTYYDRQRRESSPVLEFPQDILAGAQSRDRRHIAVSLADGHVRIYSLAEDARKPELTQTITVQPPATALALDRQSMRLAVGRGDGVAQVWDLGTGDPLSAPLMTGARRPCESIRILTDGRVAATTSSELRVWHYPTGVLVAQRRQQSTATTPIAICASSSQVLIDGRLRPLFEADDDDESHEPILTRDGLTLMTGLELTDDGQVQCLTREQWSELRSKVQANIPEQDTEGDK